A single genomic interval of Lathyrus oleraceus cultivar Zhongwan6 chromosome 7, CAAS_Psat_ZW6_1.0, whole genome shotgun sequence harbors:
- the LOC127105950 gene encoding cytochrome P450 72A15 — protein sequence MENLGILLSSLSLKPTKVAVITVIITVFIWWIWSALDWIWLTPKRIEKRLKQQGLKGNSYRIMVGDIRDMVKMIKEAKSKPMDPYSNDIAPRVLPFVVHTIAKYGKSSFMWLGPRPRIFIMDPDKIKEMTTKVYDFQKPDVSPLFRLLASGFANYDGDKWAKHRKIVTPAFNVDKMKMLIPIFCQSCDDMISKLDKVVTSSNGPCDLDVWPFVQNVSSDVLARAGFGSSFEEGKRVFQLQKEMISLTMTLFKFAFIPGYRFLPTYTNRRMKAIDKEIRTSLMKIIDRRLKAIKAGEPTNNDLLGILLESNYKESEKANGGGGMSLREVIDEVKLFYLAGQEANAELLVWTLLLLAKNPEWQTKAREEAFQVFGHENPDYEKIGQLKIISMILQESLRLYPPVIMLSRFLRKDTKLGDLTLPAGVELIVPVSMMHQEKEFWGDNAGEFNPERFSEGVSKATNSKVCYLPFGWGPRLCIGQNFGLLEAKIAVAMILRKFSLEFSTSYTHAPSFIITLQPEHGAHLILHKL from the exons ATGGAAAACTTAGGAATATTATTATCATCACTAAGTTTGAAACCTACTAAAGTTGCAGTTATCACTGTGATTATTACAGTGTTCATATGGTGGATTTGGAGTGCACTAGATTGGATTTGGCTCACACCAAAAAGAATAGAGAAACGTCTGAAACAACAAGGTCTTAAAGGAAACTCATATCGAATCATGGTTGGAGATATTAGAGACATGGTGAAAATGATTAAAGAAGCTAAATCTAAACCTATGGATCCTTACTCTAATGATATTGCTCCTCGTGTTTTGCCTTTTGTTGTTCATACTATTGCTAAATATG GGAAGAGTTCATTTATGTGGCTTGGTCCAAGACCTAGGATATTCATAATGGATCCTGACAAGATCAAAGAAATGACTACTAAGGTGTATGATTTTCAAAAACCAGATGTAAGTCCATTATTCAGACTTCTAGCATCAGGCTTTGCAAACTATGATGGAGACAAATGGGCCAAACACAGAAAAATTGTCACCCCAGCATTCAATGTTGACAAAATGAAG ATGTTGATACCAATATTTTGTCAATCATGCGATGATATGATAAGCAAATTGGACAAAGTAGTAACTTCATCCAATGGGCCATGTGATTTAGATGTATGGCCTTTTGTCCAAAATGTTTCAAGTGATGTTCTAGCTCGTGCTGGCTTTGGAAGTAGCTTTGAAGAAGGAAAAAGAGTTTTTCAACTTCAAAAAGAAATGATTTCACTCACAATGACCCTTTTCAAGTTTGCTTTCATTCCAGGTTACAG GTTCTTGCCAACTTATACGAACAGAAGAATGAAAGCAATTGACAAAGAAATAAGAACATCACTGATGAAAATCATAGATAGAAGGCTAAAAGCAATAAAAGCTGGGGAACCTACAAACAATGACTTATTAGGCATACTTTTGGAGTCAAATTATAAGGAATCTGAAAAAGCTAATGGTGGTGGAGGAATGAGTTTGAGAGAAGTAATTGATGAAGTTAAGCTATTTTATTTGGCAGGACAAGAAGCAAATGCTGAATTGCTTGTTTGGACTTTGTTATTGCTTGCCAAGAATCCTGAATGGCAAACAAAGGCTAGGGAAGAAGCTTTTCAAGTTTTTGGTCATGAAAATCCGGATTATGAAAAGATTGGTCAACTTAAAATC ATATCGATGATTCTACAAGAGAGTCTAAGGCTATATCCACCGGTTATCATGCTCTCTCGATTCCTCCGCAAAGACACAAAACTCGGAGACCTAACCCTTCCCGCCGGAGTCGAACTCATAGTACCGGTATCAATGATGCACCAAGAAAAAGAATTTTGGGGTGACAATGCTGGAGAGTTCAATCCAGAAAGATTCTCCGAAGGAGTATCAAAGGCAACAAATAGCAAAGTTTGTTACTTGCCATTTGGATGGGGTCCTAGGCTTTGTATTGGTCAAAACTTTGGTTTATTAGAAGCTAAAATTGCTGTGGCTATGATCCTTAGAAAATTTTCTTTGGAGTTTTCAACTTCCTATACTCATGCTCCTTCCTTTATTATTACTCTTCAACCTGAGCATGGTGCACATCTTATTTTGCATAAACTTTAG